A DNA window from Flammeovirgaceae bacterium contains the following coding sequences:
- a CDS encoding DUF349 domain-containing protein, whose amino-acid sequence MKFMENEMDLHTEQENIFDGPSPGHQMDENTSRKGRDSSINSTDDLNVDEDAMEGQEEEGHVDYSNFSKMQLAEVLKGLANETNFGRVDRILREVRPLYNEIRNKEKAAALERFIADGGVEDDFNYKGDEVDHEFDASVKLLRGKKNKHFKEQEEQKNENLARKNALLEKFRSLADGEDTENSFAEFKLLQKEWKSIGPVPNVHSRTLWANYTALLDLYYDQRSIYFELKELDRKKNLEYKWELCERAEKLAGENSIKAAVKELNELHNEFKFTGPVPREEKDNVWGRFKAASDAVYARRDAHLAELHEGFKKNLESKKQLIERLAPFATFDSDRIKEWNGKTKEILALQKEWEAIGPVPRAQTKETNRSFWAAFKTFFANKSTFFKKLDAERGKNLELKQELVEKANAIKDSTDWENASEELKRLQQQWKEIGPVPEKQRAKIYKTFKEACDGFFDRRREQFGKQDEEQAENLKQKEGLCEWLEKHAEEKTGTADMLEEAVGKFNAIGFVPRKALKSIKVRYDKAVAAFIGSLPDAGAEEKERLAMVVQVAALKNDPYGDRKIQHKEQSIKTQIHKAENDIAILRNNMEFFGRSKNAEKLKGEFAEKLEDATSHLQNLKKQLKLLKTV is encoded by the coding sequence ATGAAATTCATGGAAAACGAAATGGATTTGCACACGGAGCAGGAAAATATTTTCGATGGGCCTTCCCCCGGGCATCAAATGGACGAAAACACATCCCGCAAAGGACGTGATTCTTCAATAAATTCCACTGACGACCTGAACGTTGACGAGGATGCGATGGAAGGGCAGGAAGAAGAGGGCCATGTTGACTACTCCAATTTTTCCAAAATGCAGCTCGCTGAAGTGTTGAAAGGCTTGGCCAACGAAACCAATTTTGGCCGGGTAGACCGCATCCTCAGGGAAGTCAGGCCTTTGTACAACGAAATAAGGAACAAAGAGAAGGCGGCCGCTTTGGAAAGGTTTATTGCCGATGGGGGGGTGGAGGACGACTTTAACTACAAGGGTGACGAAGTGGACCATGAATTTGATGCTTCCGTAAAACTGCTGAGGGGAAAAAAGAACAAGCACTTTAAAGAGCAAGAGGAGCAGAAGAACGAAAACCTGGCCAGGAAAAACGCGCTGCTTGAAAAATTCAGGTCGTTGGCGGACGGGGAGGATACCGAGAACAGCTTCGCGGAATTCAAATTGTTGCAGAAGGAATGGAAAAGCATTGGCCCGGTGCCCAACGTCCACTCCCGCACGCTTTGGGCAAACTACACGGCACTCCTGGACTTATATTATGACCAGCGGAGCATCTACTTTGAACTGAAGGAACTGGACCGGAAAAAGAACCTGGAATACAAGTGGGAGCTATGTGAAAGGGCGGAGAAGCTTGCGGGGGAAAATTCCATCAAAGCCGCGGTAAAGGAACTGAACGAGTTGCACAACGAGTTTAAGTTTACCGGCCCGGTGCCGCGTGAAGAGAAGGACAATGTGTGGGGCCGTTTTAAGGCCGCCTCCGATGCCGTGTATGCCAGGCGCGATGCGCACCTGGCCGAACTCCATGAAGGCTTCAAGAAAAACCTTGAATCAAAAAAACAACTTATTGAAAGGCTTGCCCCGTTTGCCACTTTCGACAGCGACCGGATAAAAGAATGGAACGGCAAGACCAAGGAGATCCTTGCCCTCCAAAAGGAATGGGAAGCCATAGGCCCTGTGCCCCGGGCACAAACGAAGGAAACCAACCGCTCCTTTTGGGCGGCCTTCAAAACTTTTTTTGCCAACAAAAGCACCTTCTTCAAAAAGCTTGACGCGGAACGTGGTAAAAACCTGGAGCTCAAACAGGAACTGGTGGAAAAAGCCAATGCCATCAAAGACAGCACCGACTGGGAAAATGCCTCTGAGGAACTGAAAAGGCTGCAGCAGCAATGGAAGGAAATAGGCCCCGTGCCCGAAAAACAACGGGCCAAAATCTATAAAACCTTTAAGGAGGCCTGTGACGGTTTCTTTGACAGGCGCAGGGAACAATTCGGCAAGCAGGACGAAGAGCAGGCGGAAAACCTAAAGCAGAAGGAAGGGCTGTGCGAATGGTTGGAGAAACACGCAGAGGAAAAAACCGGAACGGCCGATATGCTGGAGGAAGCCGTGGGAAAATTCAATGCCATTGGCTTTGTGCCCAGGAAAGCCCTGAAGTCCATTAAGGTGAGGTACGACAAGGCCGTAGCAGCTTTTATTGGTTCGTTGCCCGATGCTGGCGCGGAAGAAAAGGAGCGGCTGGCGATGGTGGTGCAAGTGGCGGCCCTTAAAAACGACCCCTATGGGGATCGTAAAATCCAGCATAAAGAGCAGTCCATTAAAACGCAGATACACAAAGCCGAAAACGATATTGCCATTCTGCGAAACAACATGGAATTTTTTGGCAGGTCCAAGAACGCGGAGAAGCTCAAGGGCGAATTTGCCGAAAAGCTGGAGGATGCGACAAGCCACCTCCAGAACCTTAAAAAACAACTTAAATTGCTGAAAACAGTATAG